In a genomic window of Myxococcales bacterium:
- a CDS encoding YdeI/OmpD-associated family protein encodes MPGFVKSALAARALTDAYRARPKYQQTEYLTWIEAGKLNDEKRKRLAQMLDELAAGDTFQGAPWAPPAPVAPAAK; translated from the coding sequence ATGCCCGGCTTCGTCAAGTCGGCGCTGGCCGCCCGGGCGCTGACCGACGCCTACCGCGCGCGGCCGAAGTACCAGCAGACCGAGTACCTGACCTGGATCGAGGCTGGCAAGCTCAACGACGAGAAGCGCAAGCGCCTGGCGCAGATGCTCGACGAGCTGGCCGCCGGCGACACGTTCCAGGGCGCGCCGTGGGCGCCACCGGCGCCGGTCGCGCCGGCCGCGAAGTAG
- a CDS encoding insulinase family protein — protein sequence MHARSLRPWLVGLALLCAAPLAAQPAPPAAKRAPPPATDPVIVHEKYVLPNGLEVILAPDSTVPLVAVNVWYHVGSGYEVPGKTGFAHLFEHMLFQGSKNVGEDRHFDVLKNIGAGEVNGTTNPDRTNYYELVPSNQLETALWLESDRMSHLLELLTQKSLDNQIEVVRNERRQRYDNVPYGKARFALYEAMYPEGHPYRYLTIGRHEDLAGASLDDVKNFWKTWYVPANATLAIVGDFDPAKVKPVVAKWFGSLPPSTKPAVVAVPAPTPRAERREVTDSFAKLRQITWAFQAPANFGAGDAELDILANALGDRGTGRLYKILVHERQLAQSVSVYQNGSQFSGMFVVSVTAQSGADLSEIERVVRAELARVAVDPLTEREVRRAVTGFEATVVWGLEGLMARANVLQSFNHYLGAPDRLTWSLDRYRQATPDAIRTVAARVLDLERAVVIVTTPGGGK from the coding sequence ATGCACGCACGCTCACTCCGTCCGTGGCTGGTCGGGCTCGCGCTCCTGTGCGCGGCGCCGCTGGCCGCGCAGCCGGCCCCCCCCGCCGCCAAGCGGGCCCCGCCGCCCGCGACCGATCCCGTCATCGTCCACGAGAAGTACGTCCTGCCCAACGGGCTCGAGGTCATCCTCGCGCCCGACTCGACGGTGCCGCTGGTCGCGGTCAACGTCTGGTACCACGTCGGCAGCGGCTACGAGGTGCCGGGCAAGACCGGCTTCGCGCACCTGTTCGAGCACATGCTGTTCCAGGGCTCGAAGAACGTCGGCGAGGACCGCCACTTCGACGTGCTCAAGAACATCGGCGCGGGCGAGGTCAACGGCACGACCAACCCCGACCGCACGAACTACTACGAGCTGGTGCCGTCGAACCAGCTCGAGACCGCGCTGTGGCTCGAGAGCGATCGCATGAGCCACCTGCTCGAGCTGCTCACCCAGAAGAGCCTCGACAACCAGATCGAGGTGGTGCGCAACGAGCGCCGCCAGCGCTACGACAACGTGCCCTACGGCAAGGCCCGGTTCGCGCTGTACGAGGCGATGTACCCCGAGGGCCACCCGTACCGCTACCTGACGATCGGCCGCCACGAGGACCTGGCCGGCGCGTCGCTCGACGACGTCAAGAACTTCTGGAAGACCTGGTACGTCCCCGCCAACGCCACGCTGGCGATCGTCGGCGACTTCGATCCCGCCAAGGTCAAGCCGGTCGTCGCCAAGTGGTTCGGCTCGCTGCCGCCGTCGACCAAGCCCGCGGTCGTGGCGGTGCCGGCGCCGACCCCGCGAGCCGAGCGCCGCGAGGTCACGGACAGCTTCGCCAAGCTGCGCCAGATCACCTGGGCGTTCCAGGCGCCGGCCAACTTCGGCGCCGGCGACGCCGAGCTCGACATCCTGGCCAACGCGCTGGGCGATCGCGGCACCGGCCGCCTCTACAAGATCCTGGTGCACGAGCGCCAGCTGGCGCAGAGCGTGAGCGTCTACCAGAACGGCTCGCAGTTCTCCGGCATGTTCGTCGTCTCGGTCACCGCCCAGAGCGGCGCCGACCTGAGCGAGATCGAGCGCGTCGTGCGGGCCGAGCTGGCGCGCGTGGCGGTCGACCCGCTGACCGAGCGCGAGGTGCGGCGCGCGGTCACCGGGTTCGAGGCCACCGTCGTCTGGGGGCTCGAGGGCCTCATGGCCCGCGCCAACGTCCTCCAGTCCTTCAACCACTACCTGGGTGCCCCCGACCGCCTGACCTGGAGCCTCGACCGCTACCGCCAGGCGACGCCCGACGCCATCCGCACCGTCGCGGCGCGCGTGCTCGACCTCGAGCGCGCGGTCGTGATCGTCACCACCCCCGGAGGTGGCAAATGA